One bacterium genomic window carries:
- the radA gene encoding DNA repair protein RadA → MRSKGGGPAAGRRVVYVCQECGYESAKWLGRCPACEAWNTLVEEPVERAPTRPAGTPAAGVAPTPITEVALDHEARIEIGIGEVDRALGGGLVPGSLVLISGDPGIGKSTLVLQIAQRVAVERPVLYVSGEESIRQTKMRAARLGVNSSRLLVLAETDLEAIQSQVARVTPHLVIVDSIQTVYRPDLPAAPGSVGQIRECTGDLLRLAKSEGGPAILVVGHVTKEGAIAGPRVLEHMVDTVLYFEGERHHAYRLLRVTKNRFGSTNEIGIFSMSGRGLVEVADPSALFLSERPIDAPGSVVVCAMEGSRPLLLEVQALVTRTPFGLPRRTAAGVDLNRMVLLLAVLEKRAGLHLMNSDVYVSVAGGVRADEPAVDLGVALAVASSHRERPADPATVAVGEVGLGGEVRAVSRIASRVAEAGKLGFRRMILPRASLAGVEDPGGVELIGTADIREALNLLLG, encoded by the coding sequence ATGCGGAGCAAGGGCGGGGGACCAGCGGCCGGGCGGCGCGTCGTCTACGTGTGCCAGGAATGCGGTTACGAGTCCGCCAAGTGGCTCGGCCGCTGCCCCGCGTGCGAAGCGTGGAACACACTCGTGGAAGAGCCGGTGGAGCGCGCCCCGACGCGCCCCGCCGGGACCCCGGCGGCGGGGGTGGCCCCCACCCCCATCACCGAGGTGGCGCTGGATCACGAAGCCCGGATCGAGATCGGGATCGGCGAAGTGGACCGGGCGCTGGGCGGCGGCCTCGTGCCGGGGTCCCTGGTGCTGATCTCCGGCGATCCGGGCATCGGGAAGTCGACCCTAGTGCTCCAGATCGCCCAACGCGTGGCCGTTGAGCGTCCGGTGCTGTACGTCTCGGGCGAGGAGTCCATCCGGCAGACCAAGATGCGGGCGGCCCGCCTGGGGGTGAATTCGTCCCGCCTCCTGGTGCTGGCGGAGACGGACCTCGAGGCAATCCAATCTCAGGTCGCCCGGGTCACGCCTCACCTCGTGATCGTGGACTCGATTCAGACGGTGTACCGCCCCGACCTTCCCGCCGCGCCCGGGTCCGTCGGTCAGATCCGGGAGTGCACGGGGGACCTGCTTCGCCTCGCCAAATCCGAGGGGGGCCCCGCGATCCTGGTGGTGGGCCACGTGACCAAAGAAGGGGCGATCGCCGGTCCGAGGGTGCTCGAGCACATGGTGGACACCGTGCTCTACTTCGAGGGCGAGCGGCATCACGCGTACCGGCTCCTCCGGGTCACCAAGAACCGCTTCGGCTCCACCAACGAGATCGGCATCTTCTCGATGAGCGGGCGGGGACTGGTGGAGGTCGCGGATCCGTCGGCGCTGTTCCTCTCCGAGCGGCCGATCGATGCGCCCGGATCGGTCGTCGTGTGCGCGATGGAGGGATCGCGACCGCTCCTGTTGGAGGTGCAGGCGCTGGTGACGCGGACCCCGTTCGGCCTGCCCCGGCGCACCGCAGCCGGGGTGGATCTCAACCGGATGGTCCTGCTGCTGGCGGTCTTGGAGAAGCGGGCGGGGCTGCACCTCATGAACTCCGATGTCTACGTGAGCGTCGCCGGCGGAGTGCGGGCGGACGAGCCTGCCGTTGATCTCGGCGTGGCGCTCGCCGTGGCGAGCAGTCACCGGGAACGCCCGGCCGACCCCGCCACGGTCGCGGTCGGTGAGGTGGGGCTCGGCGGTGAGGTGCGGGCCGTCAGCCGCATCGCCAGCCGCGTCGCGGAAGCGGGGAAACTGGGGTTCCGCCGGATGATCCTCCCTCGAGCCTCCCTCGCGGGTGTGGAGGACCCCGGCGGCGTCGAGCTGATCGGGACCGCCGACATCCGCGAGGCGCTCAATCTCCTCCTCGGCTGA